From Solanum lycopersicum chromosome 8, SLM_r2.1, the proteins below share one genomic window:
- the LOC112941995 gene encoding expansin-like B1, which produces MAPLEIFSTFLLVIFMQVYLGNAQNFIQSRAAYYPNSEEKGTETGACGFGTFGATINGGDVSAASDLYRDGLGCGACYQVRCTNSNYCSENGVTVVITDHGASDSTDFILSQRAFSRMAQTKDAASSLLSLGNVGIEYRRVSCSYPNKNITFKIDESSDNPYYLAFVIWYQQGKTDISAVQLCETENFVCKLLDRTRGAVWTSSSPPKGQLQIRMLLSSDDGDEKWIIPLNNIPQNWKGGETYDSGIQVD; this is translated from the exons ATGGCACCTCTTGAAatattttccacatttttattagtaattttcaTGCAAGTTTATTTGGGAAATGCTCAAAATTTCATCCAATCTCGAGCAGCTTATTATCCAAATTCAGAAGAAAAAGGAACAGAAA CTGGTGCTTGTGGATTTGGTACTTTTGGAGCAACAATCAACGGTGGAGATGTATCGGCAGCATCAGATCTTTATCGTGACGGTCTAGGATGTGGTGCATGCTATCag GTGAGGTGTACAAACAGTAATTACTGTTCAGAAAATGGAGTTACTGTGGTAATTACTGATCATGGAGCAAGTGATAGcacagattttattttaagcCAACGGGCTTTTTCACGTATGGCCCAAACAAAAGATGCTGCTTCTTCTCTATTATCACTTGGTAATGTGGGCATTGAATATAGAAG GGTTTCTTGTAGCTATCCAAATAAGAATATTACATTCAAGATTGATGAGAGTAGTGATAATCCTTATTATTTGGCTTTTGTTATATGGTATCAACAAGGCAAAACTGATATTTCCGCAGTTCAATTGTGTGAG ACAGAAAATTTTGTGTGCAAATTATTGGATAGGACACGTGGCGCAGTATGGACAAGTTCATCACCACCAAAAGGACAATTGCAAATAAGAATGTTATTGAGTTCTGATGATGGAGATGAAAAATGGATTATTCCTTTAAATAATATTCCTCAAAATTGGAAAGGTGGTGAAACATATGATTCTGGAATACAAGTGGATTAA